In Thunnus thynnus chromosome 4, fThuThy2.1, whole genome shotgun sequence, a genomic segment contains:
- the inka1b gene encoding PAK4-inhibitor inka2 — protein sequence MLCLGDSTDCLRDQMQYMMRSLQDLKQISKPRPLSEPCVRSFAVSRLCKQRAQQERLTRLRVSEASEASTYDSACCLASHLEEEEEHERLAQGSRSSEKSLDFDSGYSEASWQDEGVVLRRTRNVRVSSSACLRTNRGPSGRIRPKSTSDACLERWTSFEASDPEDWTTSLLSRSRNRQPLVLGDNSFADLIKNWMDLPECPEPAELKPSAGRRLAKDILVNMRRRLAGMSKSVEVRQRPADSTRVSRAAEAPKRMSCPVGLQALKPFFHQSHTGLHELDTDFHQFTALMKTGSRQPIICNDIIGYI from the exons ATG cTGTGTTTAGGAGATTCCACTGACTGCCTCCGGGACCAAATGCAGTACATGATGAGATCCTTGCAGGACCTGAAGCAGATAAGCAAGCCGAGGCCACTGAGTGAACCATGTGTTCGGTCCTTCGCCGTATCACGGCTCTGCAAACAGAGGGCACAGCAGGAACGACTCACTCGTCTACGTGTATCTGAAGCCAGTGAAGCCAGCACCTATGACTCTGCCTGCTGTCTGGCCAGccacctggaggaggaggaagagcatgAGCGGTTGGCACAAGGCTCCCGCAGCAGTGAAAAGAGTCTGGACTTTGACTCAGGTTACTCTGAGGCCTCTTGGCAGGATGAAGGTGTGGTGCTAAGAAGAACCAGAAATGTGCGAGTCTCCTCTTCTGCCTGCCTCCGCACAAACAGGGGACCCTCTGGCCGTATCCGGCCCAAATCAACCTCGGACGCTTGCCTGGAGCGCTGGACCTCTTTTGAGGCCAGTGACCCAGAGGACTGGACAACATCACTGCTGAGCCGCAGCAGGAACAGACAGCCTCTGGTTCTGGGGGACAACAGCTTTGCTGACCTAATAAAGAACTGGATGGACCTACCAGAGTGTCCTGAGCCAGCAGAACTAAAGCCCAGTGCGGGCCGGCGTCTTGCCAAAGACATTTTGGTCAACATGCGTAGGAGACTGGCAGGGATGTCTAAAAGTGTGGAGGTGAGGCAGAGGCCAGCAGACTCAACGAGGGTCAGCAGAGCGGCAGAGGCTCCAAAACGGATGTCTTGCCCTGTGGGACTCCAGGCTCTCAAACCTTTCTTTCACCAATCCCACACAGGCTTACATGAACTGGACACTGACTTCCACCAGTTCACCGCTCTCATGAAGACAGGCAGCCGACAACCAATCATATGCAATGACATCATTGGATACATTTGA
- the gnai2b gene encoding guanine nucleotide-binding protein G(i) subunit alpha-2b isoform X2 yields the protein MATYPVHAHARPPLISLPALPGAGESGKSTIVKQMKIIHEDGYSEDECKQYRAVVYSNTIQSIMAIVKAMASLKIDYSNPSRVDDAQQLFALSAAAEEQGIFPDDLSNVIKRLWADSGIQSCFARSREYQLNDSAAYYLNDLERIAKADYIPTQQDVLRTRVKTTGIVETHFTFKELHFKMFDVGGQRSERKKWIHCFEGVTAIIFCVALSAYDLVLAEDEEMNRMHESMKLFDSICNNKWFTETSIILFLNKKDLFEEKITRSPLAICFPEYTGANKFDEAASYIQTKFEDLNKKKDTKEIYTHFTCATDTKNVQFVFDAVTDVIIKNNLKDCGLF from the exons GTGCTGGGGAGTCTGGAAAGAGCACCATTGTAAAGCAGATGAA GATCATCCATGAAGATGGCTACTCAGAAGATGAGTGTAAGCAGTACCGAGCTGTGGTTTATAGTAACACCATCCAGTCTATTATGGCCATTGTTAAAGCCATGGCCAGCCTCAAGATTGACTACAGCAACCCTTCCAGAGTG GACGATGCCCAGCAGCTCTTTGCTCTATCTGCGGCCGCTGAAGAACAGGGCATTTTTCCCGATGACCTGTCCAATGTGATCAAGCGACTGTGGGCTGACAGCGGTATACAGAGTTGCTTCGCACGGTCGCGAGAATACCAACTCAATGATTCTGCAGCATA TTACCTGAATGACCTGGAGAGGATAGCCAAAGCAGACTACATCCCCACCCAGCAGGATGTGCTGCGAACTCGGGTCAAGACTACTGGCATTGTGGAGACTCATTTCACTTTCAAGGAACTGCACTTCAA AATGTTTGATGTAGGAGGCCAACgctcagagagaaagaagtggATTCACTGTTTTGAAGGAGTCACAGCTATTATCTTTTGCGTTGCGCTGAGTGCTTATGACCTGGTGCTAGCTGAGGATGAGGAGATG AATCGAATGCATGAAAGCATGAAGCTTTTTGACTCCATCTGCAACAACAAGTGGTTCACAGAGACCTCCATCATCCTCTTCCTGAACAAGAAGGATCTCTTTGAAGAGAAGATTACTCGCAGCCCTCTTGCCATCTGCTTCCCAGAGTACACAG GAGCCAACAAATTTGATGAAGCAGCTAGTTACATCCAGACCAAGTTTGAGGACCTGAACAAGAAAAAGGACACCAAGGAGATCTACACCCACTTCACCTGTGCCACTGACACCAAGAACGTGCAGTTTGTCTTTGACGCTGTCACTGACGTCATTATTAAGAACAACCTGAAAGACTGTGGTCTTTTCTGA